From a single Alloactinosynnema sp. L-07 genomic region:
- a CDS encoding NADH-quinone oxidoreductase subunit B family protein has product MGIEEKLPNGIMLASLEKLVNWGRKNSLWPATFGLACCAIEMMTTGGPRYDIARFGMEAFRASPRQADLMIVAGRVTNKMAPVLRQIYDQMAEPRWVLAMGVCASSGGMFNNYAVVQGVDHIVPVDMYLPGCPPRPEMLLDAILKLHAKIQDEPINATRAAIRAASGERTELIASSIKYAPKKK; this is encoded by the coding sequence ATGGGTATCGAGGAGAAGCTTCCCAACGGAATCATGTTGGCCAGCCTGGAAAAGCTGGTCAACTGGGGCCGCAAGAACTCCCTGTGGCCTGCCACGTTCGGCCTGGCCTGCTGTGCCATCGAGATGATGACCACCGGTGGTCCGCGCTATGACATCGCACGCTTCGGCATGGAGGCCTTCCGCGCCTCCCCGCGCCAGGCCGACCTGATGATCGTCGCGGGCCGGGTCACCAACAAGATGGCCCCGGTGCTGCGCCAGATCTACGACCAGATGGCCGAGCCGCGCTGGGTGCTGGCGATGGGCGTGTGTGCCTCGTCCGGCGGCATGTTCAACAACTACGCCGTCGTCCAGGGTGTCGACCACATCGTGCCGGTCGACATGTACCTGCCCGGCTGTCCGCCGCGCCCGGAGATGCTGCTCGACGCGATCCTCAAGCTGCACGCCAAGATCCAGGACGAGCCGATCAACGCCACGCGCGCGGCGATCCGCGCGGCCAGTGGCGAGCGCACCGAGCTGATCGCGTCCTCCATCAAGTACGCGCCGAAGAAGAAGTAG
- a CDS encoding NADH-quinone oxidoreductase subunit A encodes MLQAQTADVSSGLGIYFPLVVMFVLAAGFAVFSALLGPLLGPSRYNRAKFEAYECGIEPSPQPVVGGGRVPVAYYLTAMLFILFDIEMVFLYPFAVSADALGLFGLVEIFLFIATVGFAYAYVWRRGGLDWN; translated from the coding sequence ATGCTCCAAGCACAAACAGCGGACGTGTCGTCGGGACTGGGGATCTACTTCCCGTTGGTCGTGATGTTCGTCCTGGCCGCGGGCTTCGCGGTGTTCTCCGCGCTGCTCGGTCCGCTGCTCGGCCCGAGTCGCTACAACCGGGCCAAGTTCGAGGCATACGAGTGCGGCATCGAGCCGTCCCCGCAGCCCGTCGTCGGCGGCGGCCGGGTGCCGGTGGCCTACTACCTCACGGCGATGCTGTTCATCCTGTTCGACATCGAAATGGTGTTCCTCTACCCGTTCGCGGTCTCGGCGGACGCCCTCGGCCTGTTCGGCCTGGTGGAGATCTTCTTGTTCATCGCGACAGTCGGCTTCGCGTACGCCTATGTGTGGCGGCGCGGCGGCCTCGACTGGAACTGA
- a CDS encoding NADH-quinone oxidoreductase subunit C: MADEPTTGGEGSSAPEPGQEPDTTLAAPADHQEPVVAGKARTGMFQVEGTGDTSGFGGLVLPVYSPAPAERPYGGWFDELADDLGAAMATRQIPATAIQQVTVDRGEITFYVAREHLLALCWTLRDEPALRFELCSSVSGVDYGVDIPQRLHSVYHLTSMTFRRRIRLEVALDIEDPHVPSVVEVYPTADWQEREAWDMFGIVYDGHPALTRILMPDDWDGHPQRKDYPLGGIPVEYKGAEIPPPDQRRSYS, translated from the coding sequence ATGGCTGACGAACCCACCACAGGCGGCGAAGGCTCCAGCGCTCCCGAGCCCGGCCAGGAACCCGACACCACCCTGGCCGCACCCGCCGACCACCAAGAGCCGGTCGTCGCCGGCAAGGCCCGGACCGGCATGTTCCAGGTCGAGGGCACCGGCGACACCTCCGGCTTCGGCGGCTTGGTCCTCCCGGTCTACAGCCCGGCCCCGGCCGAGCGCCCCTACGGCGGCTGGTTCGACGAGCTGGCCGACGACCTCGGCGCCGCCATGGCCACCCGGCAGATCCCGGCCACCGCGATCCAGCAGGTCACCGTCGACCGCGGCGAGATCACCTTCTACGTCGCCCGCGAGCACCTGCTCGCCCTGTGCTGGACGCTGCGCGACGAGCCCGCCCTGCGCTTCGAGCTGTGCAGCTCGGTGTCCGGTGTGGACTACGGCGTGGACATTCCGCAACGCCTGCACTCCGTCTACCACCTGACGTCGATGACGTTCCGCCGCCGCATCCGGCTGGAGGTGGCCCTCGACATCGAGGACCCGCACGTGCCCTCCGTGGTCGAGGTCTACCCGACCGCCGACTGGCAGGAACGCGAGGCCTGGGACATGTTCGGCATCGTCTACGACGGACACCCGGCGCTGACCCGGATCCTCATGCCGGACGACTGGGACGGCCACCCGCAGCGCAAGGACTACCCGCTCGGCGGGATTCCCGTGGAGTACAAGGGCGCGGAGATTCCTCCGCCGGACCAGCGGAGGTCGTACTCGTGA